One window of Cryptosporangium minutisporangium genomic DNA carries:
- a CDS encoding MFS transporter: MPSSSAPFSAEPSAGKFFAADPSAAGSLSAGEPVGAVGVRRASAGRMAAWFLTVMVVAVATLFASPSVRPAHAACGPSDPAACLPNSDVVDCLDPPTPAMPDTGAGSFFLTAPKSNSANEQAVEASLYEDYGYAALQYHTYDLGCGPDGAVAPDALVNTSVANMVLAVSVFTVGLTNTVREHAYDPGSMWGWTDDLVGTASSALYERIFTVLGIVTVVIVGAWLLWSARRGDLSDAASIAGWALLVMIITTAVAAWPMRAAHVADSALTGSLGAVNSALHPGEDRQCGAVRCQDESPPERKASGVVTDVVLFNQWLAGELGSADSATAKKYGEKLYSASAFSWEEAEIIRSDPKRRDDLVKQKQEDWKETAAAIKQEDPDAYEYLTGKQGTARIGSALTALVAALVVAPFDLMASILIIIAFLIIRLAVAFLPAIAVVGILRPASGPLRGLFRTVVAAILNCIIFGVGASVYLLALELITSTASLAGWQQILLIFLTGLVMWLLLRPFRRLTSLAGGNPFNDLVGGLGAVRRRAFGDARQAGLVAAGTLVGSRAADEMDERRSDARPETWSRDRTFVRTGDSPVEADTSTAGTRTATRAGRLADESPVVLAGAVSRPETSGSRAGHGSYPGGTGPGTTDDDVVTPAGSRPPMRVAAGPARPENGAGLDYRDPSYPVRTGGETIPVESDERFVVYRPDSGYRTVEPDIRPESRPSPRESADAAAGSRPE, translated from the coding sequence GTGCCGTCTTCGTCGGCGCCGTTCTCGGCGGAACCGTCCGCCGGGAAGTTCTTCGCCGCGGATCCGTCCGCCGCGGGGTCATTGTCGGCGGGGGAGCCGGTTGGCGCCGTCGGCGTCCGCCGTGCGTCGGCGGGACGGATGGCGGCGTGGTTCTTGACGGTGATGGTGGTAGCGGTGGCGACGCTTTTCGCGTCGCCGAGCGTGCGGCCGGCCCACGCCGCCTGCGGCCCGTCGGACCCGGCGGCGTGTTTGCCGAATAGCGACGTGGTTGATTGTCTAGACCCGCCCACCCCCGCCATGCCCGACACCGGCGCCGGGAGCTTCTTCCTCACCGCGCCGAAATCAAACTCGGCAAATGAGCAAGCGGTTGAAGCATCGCTTTACGAGGACTACGGCTATGCGGCGTTGCAGTATCACACATATGATCTGGGATGCGGACCCGACGGTGCGGTAGCACCTGACGCGCTCGTCAATACGAGCGTTGCGAATATGGTGCTGGCGGTTTCGGTATTTACCGTTGGTCTGACCAATACGGTGCGGGAGCACGCATACGATCCCGGGTCCATGTGGGGTTGGACCGACGACCTTGTGGGCACCGCGAGTTCCGCCCTATATGAGCGGATATTCACCGTACTGGGCATCGTGACAGTGGTGATTGTTGGAGCTTGGCTGCTATGGAGTGCCCGACGGGGCGACCTGTCGGATGCTGCGAGCATCGCTGGCTGGGCGCTGCTGGTGATGATAATTACTACTGCTGTTGCGGCTTGGCCAATGCGCGCGGCGCATGTGGCAGATAGCGCGTTGACCGGATCGCTTGGGGCTGTGAACAGTGCCCTCCATCCTGGCGAGGATCGGCAATGCGGCGCAGTCCGCTGTCAGGACGAAAGCCCGCCGGAGCGAAAAGCGAGCGGCGTTGTCACCGATGTTGTTCTTTTCAACCAATGGCTTGCTGGTGAGCTCGGATCGGCCGACAGTGCCACGGCAAAGAAATACGGCGAAAAGCTATATTCAGCTTCCGCGTTTAGCTGGGAGGAAGCTGAGATCATTCGTTCCGACCCGAAACGTCGCGACGATTTGGTGAAGCAGAAGCAGGAGGACTGGAAAGAAACTGCTGCTGCTATCAAACAGGAAGATCCGGACGCTTACGAGTACCTAACGGGTAAGCAAGGTACTGCCCGAATTGGATCGGCTCTAACTGCCCTGGTGGCAGCGTTGGTGGTAGCGCCATTCGACTTGATGGCGTCGATTCTTATCATTATTGCCTTCCTGATTATCCGCCTCGCCGTGGCGTTCCTTCCGGCAATCGCGGTGGTCGGAATCCTCCGCCCAGCATCCGGCCCTCTACGTGGGCTATTCCGGACCGTGGTGGCAGCGATTCTGAACTGCATCATCTTCGGCGTCGGCGCAAGCGTCTACCTGCTCGCCCTCGAACTGATAACCAGCACCGCCTCGCTCGCCGGATGGCAGCAGATCCTCCTGATCTTCCTCACTGGCCTCGTCATGTGGTTACTGCTCCGTCCCTTCCGCCGGCTCACCTCCCTCGCCGGCGGCAACCCCTTCAACGACCTCGTCGGCGGTCTCGGCGCCGTGCGTCGCCGCGCGTTCGGCGACGCCCGGCAGGCGGGCCTGGTCGCCGCAGGCACCCTCGTCGGCAGCCGCGCCGCCGACGAGATGGACGAGCGGCGGAGCGACGCGCGCCCCGAGACGTGGAGCCGCGACCGCACGTTCGTGCGCACCGGGGACTCGCCGGTCGAGGCCGACACGTCCACGGCCGGTACGAGAACGGCGACCCGCGCCGGCCGGCTCGCGGACGAATCGCCGGTGGTCCTCGCGGGCGCCGTGAGCCGCCCCGAGACCAGCGGGTCCCGGGCCGGCCACGGCTCCTATCCGGGCGGCACCGGGCCGGGCACGACGGACGACGACGTCGTCACGCCGGCCGGCTCCCGCCCGCCGATGCGGGTCGCCGCGGGCCCGGCGCGTCCCGAGAACGGCGCTGGCCTGGACTACCGCGACCCGTCGTACCCGGTACGCACCGGCGGGGAGACGATCCCGGTCGAGTCCGACGAGCGCTTCGTCGTCTATCGCCCGGACAGCGGCTACCGGACCGTCGAGCCCGACATCCGCCCGGAGTCCCGCCCGTCGCCGCGGGAGAGCGCGGACGCCGCCGCGGGCAGTCGTCCTGAGTAG